The DNA segment GCTTTGTTTAGACATCATTAACTCATCTCTTATGTGTATGTAGCAATTTGAATGTGAGTGAACTGAATAAAAAAGAAACGTCTTTagcttattaaaaaaaaaagagatttaggCTAACTTTGTTTTGTAGTTTGtgaatatgttatatttgtgaAATAAATTTGACATCAAGTATTGTGTTTTGGTTGATGCTGTAGAACTTCAAGCATATCATGAGAGAGCTGCAAGGTGCAATCATAATTGGTTCGGCTTTTCAAGCATTCCTTGGATACAGTGGCTTAATGTCGCTGATTTTGAGGTATAAATCTCTTGCCTTTCTCCCAAGCTGACACCTTCCATTAATATTAAATCAAGCATTAGCTTATATGGTGTTTTGTTTACACAATATCTTCTGGCCCTTCTTCTATATAGGTTGATCAATCCAGTGGTTGTTGCTCCAACGATAGCTGCGGTTGGACTTTCGTTTTACAGCTATGGTTTCCCGCTTGTTGGTAAATGTCTTGAGATCGGTGTTGTGCAGATACTACTCGTGGTCATCTTTGCTCTTGTAAGTTCATTAAAATTACTGCTGCAAATAAACCTTTTTTGGATGCCAGTTTCAAGTTAAAACGTATCATATCACATCAGGTTCTTGTTAACACTGCTGTTACACTTTTGTTTACTGCAGTACCTCCGGAAAATCTCAGTTTTAAGCCATAGGGTTTTCCTTATCTATGCTGCAAGGTCATTTTGTCATTTTCCCattctaatttctaattataactTACCTTAACTTCTTACTGATAGGTTCCATTGAGTCTTGCAATCACTTGGGGTGCGGCATTCCTTTTAACCGAAGCAGGAGCTTACACCTACAAAGGTTGTGACCCAAACGTTCCCGTCTCAAACGTTGTATCGAGTTACTGCAGAAAATACATGACCAGGATGAAGTACTGCCGGGTTGATACCTCCCAGGCGCTGAGATCCGCACCTTGGTTTAGGTTTCCTTACCCATTGCAATGGGGTGTGCCGATATTCACCTGGAAAATGTCTGTTGTCATGTGTGTGGTCTCTATAATTGCTTCAGTAGATTCGGttagtgtttttctttttaatttatcaacCATTTTTGAAGTATCACTTTTGCTAATCAGTTTATGTATCAGGTTGGTTCATACCATGCTTCTTCTCTGTTGGCAGCGTCGATGCCTCCGACTCCTGGTGTTGTGAGTCGGGCGATAGGCCTTGAAGGTTTCGCAAGCGTCTTAGCCGGTTTATGGGGTACAGGTGCTGGCTCAACAACCTTAACCGAAAACGTTCACACCATCGCTGTGGCGAAAATGGGAAGCCGCAGAGTCGTTGAGTTAGGCGCTTGTGTTTTAGTTGTATTATCCCTTGTCGGTGAGTAAGTAGTGGCGGCTGCTTATTTAACTATATGATTGATCATTAAAGAGATATCtgaagtaagtttttttttttaatatatattctcaGGTAAAGTTGGAGGGTTTATCGCATCGATACCTCAAGTGATGGTTGGTTCTCTTCTCTGCTTTATGTGGGCGATGTTTACAGCTTTAGGTCTTTCGAACTTGCGTTATAGTGAAGCTGGAAGCTCGAGGAATATCATAATCGTCGGGTTGTCGTTgttcttttctctctctgtACCAGCTTACTTCCAGCAGTATGGCGTTTCTCCAAACTCGAACCTATCTGTTCCAAGTTATTATCAACCTTACATTGTTGCTTCTCATGGACCCTTCAAAAGTCAATATAAAGGGGTATGTTACGCTTTGCTCACgaactttagaaaaaaaaaaggtggtcCTAAGCTTGtgggatgttttttttttggcaggtgAACTATGTGATGAACACGCTCTTGTCGATGAACATGGTGATTGCGTTTATCATGGCTGTGGTTTTGGATAATACTGTTCCGGGGAGCAAGCAAGAACGTGGGGTTTATGTTTGGTCTGATAGTGAGACTGTAACGAGAGAACCAGCTCTTGCTAAAGACTATGAGCTGCCGTTTAGGGTTGGGAGGTTTTTCAGATGGGTCAAATGGGTTGGCATTTGAAAGAATTAACACAGTGGCTCAAAAGTGTGTATATAGAGGTCAGATGAAGgattctcttttcttttgtttgttatttttagtCTCTCAGTTTATGTAACATGGTGAAGTTTTCTTGGGTCCCAAGTTTGTCTATGGGAGAGTTTTGTGGTTTAAAACAGGGAGTTGATGTTGTAAGTTATATAGATTATTATGATCAATCCTTTTGTAATAGCTTATTGTTCTTTTGGATAACAATATCTTGTGTTCACCGGTTTGAGTTGAGGCCATGGCTCGATTTTTGCTAAACGGAGAGAAGTTTCAGCTATTTCAGTTGATTCATTGATActacaaacattttttttcaaaacgagtTCTTCCCAACATCTTTGACAAGTTCGCTGGAGAAACAATAAGGCAAGTGCGATTTTTCTTGTTAGGAGAATCGAATAGAGCAACCTGCTTGTGGATAATTGCCAGGAGAAGACATGGTTGTAGTTAGTTGTGAGGAGAAGGCACAGTTAACTGCAAGGAGGAGCAGTGGAAAGAAGCCTCGTCACAGACTCACAGCTAACTACAAGGAGATGCAGAGAAGAGAGCGTGGAAGACCCAGAGGGAGTGCTCGCATCTAGTTATGCGGTTGGTCGGCGTTAAAATGACCTTTTTAGTCAAAAAATCGTTTtatatgatttcatttattaatatgAAACTCATTTTTGTAGAACTTTATTCAGTTTTGTTTTGCAAAGATaatttcgtaaaaaaaatattctaaattggTTTTACAAAGACCATTTCATATAAACTTAAACTGGTTaagttatacaaaaaaaatgatttcaagTCTTTTATTTGTATGAAAACTGTTtggttaaatattttgtttgttatatACGAAAATGGTATCGTTAATAAATACGGCAAATCATATGTGAATTTACTTTGTTAATTCATCCGGTTTGGTTCTTTTgactatttattttatcaagCTTTTGATAGAACTAAGCAGTAGAATTACGGATGTTGAAGTGGCTAATTTACCCATGGATTTATCCAAACCCATAATTGATCGGTTaagtttttacctttttaatttaATTGGGTCGAATAtggatatatatattctaaggCCCATATTTATGTTGGTAATTTCTAAGATCAACTCCAATgtatatttattgttatttacatttattttacGGATAAACAAGTTTAGAACTTTTATAAGATGGAGAAACAGATTGTTCTCTTTTAAATCATGTAGATATAAGATGAGGGTTAAATTTTGCATGGAATTAGTGCTATATGAAATTTTTCGTGGGAAAATAGATCTTAACCTTTGAAAAAACAAAGATGAAGtttaattcaatatatatatttttaaatatcaatttgtaattataaaataaaaaataaaagatttttttataaatagtaatttctatTATAGAGATAGTTAGGTTGGAGTGAAGATACCCAGAGATAGATATAGaagtaataaaaacaatattacaatattatatCTGAATTTCagaataaataacaatacaaatTACAAAGCATGgttatatttgttatataaacgTTGAACTAACCTGAATATATTATGAACAGAAGCTTATACTAACAAATACGAACTGATTTGTATAtgatacataaatttataaacataaCCTAAAAATGCGAATCTTTCAGTTTCAATCTATCTATCCACATTAATTAAATAGGTCTTACAAAATTGTTACATAAACTTATAACTAATATGTATAAACAGATTAGAAATGTTACAAAGTTATAATGATATAAGATCATTTGTAATCTTGGTATTAAATTAACCATGGACTTAAGTATTTTTTATTCCagttaaatgtttttaaattttataataataaataataaattcgtgtggatataaacatataagaaaaattatatttaatgtaaaattctttaaaaatagttatGTCTAAGAgaataattctattttaataaaagagATATATATTGCTTTTTTGTTGGGATATCATCCGaaacaattatattaaaagTACCTTCGCTGCCGTCTTTGAAAAGTTATTGGGGAAATTATGTTGCGTCGCATCTAtcgatttatatttatttatttggcaCCAccgcaaaaaatatttaattgaaaACTTCTATAACAAAGAAACTGGAAATCAAGCCATAAAATATGATgcccattatatatatatttttttggctaTATCATCTGGGGGAGGCAACATCTCAAATGAACAGccaaaaaatcatcaaaatcaaaagaggtttctttctgaaaaagataataaaagaaaaacgtTGTTGTAGCAGAGCGTCAGAACCCAATGGCAAATTGAGGCGGAAAACTATCAACTTTATAAATGTGGAATTGTAAATATCtattgaaactaaaatagaaaacaatggCCTGTCTCTCATTTGCAGTTCTCTGTATTGGTTAAATAagtaatcaaataaattaatggataatTAGGCCACGTGAATCATCAGATTGAAGGAGCTCGTAAACCTACCAGAAAACACATTAATATTAGGTCCACTCatacttttatttgtttaaattagttaatttCGTTAAACCTCACATAAGTTGGTCACATTAAGTTTTGCCATGAGGTTTACACAAAAACATTTTGCCCACGTAACTCAGATAATTgtacttaaaataaatattaatataaataattgtaCTTTGTCAAAAAACTGCAAATAATTGTAATTGTCGCCATTAAGTTAAGTTTAGTTTACTTGcatttatgtatttttcgttCTTTGAATAAAACAGACTCGTCCAAACGATGTCGCTAGTATGCAATTATTGAAGGACTAATCGCAATGCAACTTGGGGAGGCAGATGGTGGATTATGGACAGCTCCACAGTTCACAAGACGATATTGGTCACGTCTCAAGCATCTTTCAGTTATGTCGCCCGCTTGGGCCCATCTTAACTTTCTGTTCCTACCACGTGTCTATTTATTTAGTTTCACCCAATTTCACTTTGCGTATGTTATCTTTTTGCAATTACATCTTCAACTTGGTTAAGTGGGACTTGTCTGGTATCCAAAAGTTCTGTTCGTCTAACCTTTGATAATAATCTTATCTACGACCTTAACCGCTCggctagaaaaaaaaaatcatatgaggCAGATATAGTGTCTAAAGCTTCAGTTttcacataaatatttataagatgaATTGAATGTCTGTCCTAGCTTCAAACAGATACAAATGGAAAATGTTTATCCCTGATATTGAATTGATACACTTTTTTTTCATCATTTCATAACTATCTCAACATAAGAAAGAGTCTTACTAAGAAAGAAACTCTCCCAAACACTTTTTTAGAGTTGATATTGGAAGTCCAAGGCACATGATTCAATAATATGGACAATTATTCAATTTTTCGGTTATACTAAGTTTTTAAGGGTTTTTGCATGTTTCAAGAAGGAATACCCTAATCATTTTTTCTGAAATAACATCCTCCAAAAGCTTTTGAAACTTAgaaacttttcaagaaaaagatCATATATTGCAAGAACAAGCTCATTCTAGATCTTTCGTTACTTTCTTCACTCTTTTCAACCGCATTCCAAGTTCACACAACATCTTAGTGACTCTCTTCACACAATACATCTACCTTCAATCTCTCTGTAAGTCTACTTGCTCAATTTCCCACCCCACTCTCTTTGTTTCCCTACTTCCAACAGAAATCCCATCACGAGATTGTTTTGTCAACCTGACCTAACTCTTCAGTGAAGCGAATGTCTCGGAAAACTATGTATCGCCATTTCAAAGATGCATAAAAAGGAAATGGACTTCTTTTTGAACAAGCAGAACCTCACAGATCAAAAGAACCAATGCTCCAAATGTAGATATATCAGCTCTGGCAAGGAAAATGCACTTACCTTTATAGTAAGATTCACCAAAACCTCAAGAACAAAGAATTTGGATTCTCATCCCTTCTATACCTCGCATGTGGAATGTTCAAGGAAGAGCATATGGTTCATATTTgggtcatatttttttttcatttaaattcaaaagataaaataatctacagaaaattttagaaaataaaccTTATCATTTTAGTTATTAAATGGTAATCATCCAGAGTTGGGGAACCAGTCATATCAATTACTTTCCCTTTTCAAATCCCCTTCTGGATCAGAATCAAAAGGTTCCCACTCCACAATTGGCATGAGACAATGATCTATAAAATTACACATGAGTTGGGAACTCTGAAAAACCACGAACCCATGACTTATCTTCACCAGTAACTAATCCCTAACCTCGATTCATCAATCATCCTTGACAAGATAGACCCTCTCCCTTTCCGTCACATGCAAAACTAATGCATTGTGGGACAAGAGCACGAAGCAAGCTGGCTTAACCAAGATCTTCAAGGAAAGCATGATCACTACATCCCAATGCGGTTCACATGTCCATGATTTCTTATGTTCCCCTCTTATGGTGAAAGCCCTAACAATCTGATCGGTTCTAGTTTAGGTGGCTTCTCTCGGGTTCGGCGACATCAAGATTGTCTTTGACTCTTCAACGCTCATTAGAGATATCAACAACAAACAATAGCTTAAGAAAGTCTTTGGAATCATCTTTGATACCAATCACCTCTCCTATGTTTTTGTCTCTATTTCTTTTCCTAAAATTTCAAGATATGAAAATTTGGAAGTTGATTCTCTCGTTAAATATGAACTAGTCGTTTGAACTTTTCTCCTATTTAGAGTGTGACTGTATAAACATGTTAGAGTAAATGTTTTGGAGTAAACGTATTTTACTCTGAATTCAGCTGAAAGTTTACCAATCAGATAAAAAatcattcttttatttttactcTAAGCACTGTTGAGAAAGTGGAAAAAATACTCTAAACTTTACACTTAGTTTGAGAGATAGAATATATTAACGCTAATCACTGTTGCTTTTGTCTTTTtccacattttatatttttctctcaTTTTTACTTTTCAATTTACTCCACTTTATTCTCATAATTACCAGGCCCAACCTTAATGAATTAGTAGTATAAAAACGACCACAACTAttgataatatttcaaaatgtggtatcccctatatattaaaagaatgattttaatatatttttgtagccacatgtcatcaccacaatcattcttagaatccttagaaaaatatgttggtccatataaatgtataataaactttttattaaactaaccataaactaatcataaatgttcttcattgtttccttaaataaaaatcacggaattacctaatgtggctaaagtatatatgacaattaatgattttgaataataaaagatttgataaaaattactatattctctatcattttaaaaaatttaactaattaaaataaattaaacaatcatgttaactatataataaaaatttagattttttcgtatatgctatattttgaatttttaaaaacgaatataaatgactaaagttgttaaaaatctcacattgaaacttttgtgatccatggtctaaactttatgttataacaagatacaaatgattatgaAATTACAGAAGtaggaagtctcatttaataaatattatatatatgtatattaacattcttaaaaataaattatataccatataaaatataaaatacataagtattttaatttcgaatttgctttgaatttttttgataaacattttgaacaattattgacaacttaatatttagattttaaactttgcattgaatatatttaaaattataaattactaaaactattaaacatcccataatttttttattgttatcatttatttaaaaaatttgttatagagaaatacaaacgatcaaaataatatgagtataaaatattttttagcagatatcaatattaaaaatgtactttatatctatgttaatatcatgtaaacttaattttataacatataaaatagaaaaaagtatttgtctcgattaataaaatttatttaagtatttgtaccTATTTAATTAcatacgtaatagttactaaattttttattattcaatatatatttattatttcataatatgtaaaaaaaatataatacttcaaaataatttatatataatattcatcccGCCCAAGgggcgggtcttaacctagtatctttaatattttgattgcattatttttagtattttaaattGTCATGTTTGTATATGGGTTTTTGATTCATATTTTAATGTCAAAATCaaccattaaatttttaaatacccGTCATCTAAGGAGAATTAAACTCAAACACAAAaagaactaaccccatgaagaACCACACCTTTTCTATTTTCTTGGCATTTTTGCATAAGACGAAAAATACCCTGACCCAACTTACCGCTGGTTAACAATAGGAGCTCTCGAGAGTCTCGACCAATTTATAAATTGTGttcaacatatttttatacGTATATTTTACTGAACTTAATTGCTTTTTTAAAAGACTTATTTTCTTTACACAAGGGAAGAACTAAAATACAGTAAAAACACAAATAAACACATCTCtttgttatataataatatgttatttgttttaACGCTagataattatgctattacaaattataaaaaatattacaaatgatTATATATCCGATAATTTTAGTTGCCTAATGAAAATTCACGTTTGGCGGTACTTATTGCGTTATACtacaaattttttataagttttttttcattaattcatataattttatccTTTCTTAAAATCGAAACTCATACCTTAGAGCAGAAGAATCAATGAACATTTAGTCAACTTACATGACCAAACGGACGACTTCCACTAATATGTTACCTTTCGAACATgctttcttttataaatattgaaaatcTGTTTTCAACATGCTTTGACCTcatgtaaacaaaaaatttaacaaaGGAAAAGCGTgtcttcattaaaaaaaaaagaagaagataaaccaaaataatttcGACTCTCGATTAACTAAAAATAACCATGTGCATGAATACAATAATTAAACCTTAGCCAAAGGGAAGGAATTGCCCTCGTATGTAAATATCACATAAACGAATTGATTACCAAACATTACAATGTGTTAAAAAAACGAAATTATATTACTCTTaataatctatcttattaaaacacaGTAAATGAGCATATTAAGTGGTGAAATAGCAAGGGTCTAACTCCAACCAAGTCCTAGTCCAACTTGGTTCCTGTGATCGGTAGATAATTAAGAGCCACCGGTTGAACCTGGGCACAATACCGAAACCAACACGAATAATTGGAGATGCAGTTCACCTATAGTAGCCGGTTCCCCGGTTCCCTCACTCCTCTCAGAAACATCCAAAGCCATTTCTCACAGTTTCATCATCTACAATCCACTATAAATACTTCCGCCTACATCTCTCAAATTTCCTCACATCCAACTTTAACCATTTTG comes from the Brassica napus cultivar Da-Ae chromosome A7, Da-Ae, whole genome shotgun sequence genome and includes:
- the LOC106352560 gene encoding nucleobase-ascorbate transporter 12 isoform X2 — translated: MTSSDPKPGPKPGPPPPAPESPALPPSTWAKRTGFRPKFSGETTASDSGQLSLPAATQSESQPDLEAGQPRLLRPPPVSAAANGATDKDKNDKPPPPPPPPPQRQQPPSAAAPVKRRRDSDGRSNGPGSGDPVRRTNRVEETVEVLPQRMDDDLVARNSHIKYGLRDTPGLVPIGFYGVQQYLSMLGSLILVPLVTVPAMGGSHEDIANVVSTVLFVCGITTLLHTSFGSRLPLIQGPSFVFLAPVLSIINSPEFQGLNGNNNFKHIMRELQGAIIIGSAFQAFLGYSGLMSLILRLINPVVVAPTIAAVGLSFYSYGFPLVGKCLEIGVVQILLVVIFALVPLSLAITWGAAFLLTEAGAYTYKGCDPNVPVSNVVSSYCRKYMTRMKYCRVDTSQALRSAPWFRFPYPLQWGVPIFTWKMSVVMCVVSIIASVDSVGSYHASSLLAASMPPTPGVVSRAIGLEGFASVLAGLWGTGAGSTTLTENVHTIAVAKMGSRRVVELGACVLVVLSLVGKVGGFIASIPQVMVGSLLCFMWAMFTALGLSNLRYSEAGSSRNIIIVGLSLFFSLSVPAYFQQYGVSPNSNLSVPSYYQPYIVASHGPFKSQYKGVNYVMNTLLSMNMVIAFIMAVVLDNTVPGSKQERGVYVWSDSETVTREPALAKDYELPFRVGRFFRWVKWVGI
- the LOC106352560 gene encoding nucleobase-ascorbate transporter 12 isoform X1: MTSSDPKPGPKPGPPPPAPESPALPPSTWAKRTGFRPKFSGETTASDSGQLSLPAATQSESQPDLEAGQPRLLRPPPVSAAANGATDKDKNDKPPPPPPPPPQRQQPPSAAAPVKRRRDSDGRSNGPGSGDPVRRTNRVEETVEVLPQRMDDDLVARNSHIKYGLRDTPGLVPIGFYGVQQYLSMLGSLILVPLVTVPAMGGSHEDIANVVSTVLFVCGITTLLHTSFGSRLPLIQGPSFVFLAPVLSIINSPEFQGLNGNNNFKHIMRELQGAIIIGSAFQAFLGYSGLMSLILRLINPVVVAPTIAAVGLSFYSYGFPLVGKCLEIGVVQILLVVIFALYLRKISVLSHRVFLIYAVPLSLAITWGAAFLLTEAGAYTYKGCDPNVPVSNVVSSYCRKYMTRMKYCRVDTSQALRSAPWFRFPYPLQWGVPIFTWKMSVVMCVVSIIASVDSVGSYHASSLLAASMPPTPGVVSRAIGLEGFASVLAGLWGTGAGSTTLTENVHTIAVAKMGSRRVVELGACVLVVLSLVGKVGGFIASIPQVMVGSLLCFMWAMFTALGLSNLRYSEAGSSRNIIIVGLSLFFSLSVPAYFQQYGVSPNSNLSVPSYYQPYIVASHGPFKSQYKGVNYVMNTLLSMNMVIAFIMAVVLDNTVPGSKQERGVYVWSDSETVTREPALAKDYELPFRVGRFFRWVKWVGI